GTCTTAGACTGACAATGATGACAGTTATAGACATAGATCAAGAACTCCTCCCAGTGAGTCTTTCTTTTATAACGAAGATCACCATCATAGGCGAAGGAGTAGAATCCTAACCCATAGGAGTTTAGGGAATGATGCTATGAGTAGGGCCTTACGCCAAATTTTAAAATCACCATTTACATGGTGGATTGAGAGTGGAAAACTTTCTCGGCGGTTCACTCAGCCAACGTTTACCATGTATAATTGTAGGATAGATCCAATGGAGCATGTTAGTCATTTTAACAAGAGAATGGTTGTCTACTCGAAgaatgaggccttgatgtgcaaggtaaTCACATCTAGTCTAGGGTCAGtggtgatgagatggtttgatgggtTGAAGGAAGGACCAATTAGCTCTTTTCAAGAGCCTGTCCTTACTTCCAAGCACACTTCATCGTCGTCATGACAGACTAGCCCATAAGAAAAACGATGAACAAGATAGATACAACGGGACAACTCATTCAATAGGCAATTGAATTAGGCCAGTTTGACATCGAATATAGACCTCGAGTAGCAATCAAAGCCCAAGTACCGGCGGACTTCATTGCAGAATTCACTTACCCCTGTAAGGAAAAAGAATCCCCCATGGAAAAATGGACGGTCCAAATAGATGGGTCAACCACGAAGAAAGTGGGAGGAGCAGGAGTAGTTCTCATACCTCCAAAAGGAGAAATGTTGAAATATGCAGTCAGATTGCAGTTCCCAGCAACAAACAACGAGGCAGAGTATGTGGCATTGCTGACAGGACTAAGCCTAGCAAAAGCTCTGGGAGCAAAAAGTCTTATCGTCCAAGCTAACTCTCAGCTAATAATAGAACAAGTGAAGGGAGATTATGAAGCCAAATAAGAAATGATGCAGAATTACTTAAAGATCGTCCAATGACTCTCACAGCACTTTAACAGTTTAAACTTTGTGCAAATCCCTTAAGCCAAAAATGCGGAAGCTGATTTTCTAGCAAGATTGGCCTCGTCAGACAATTACAATGTGATGCCCAAGCTAAGTGTAGAGATAAGGGGGCAAGCAAGTACAGAAGGTGAACAAGTCCTGACGATAAAAGAATAAGACGAGTAGATGGCTCCCATCATCCATTACTTGAAAGAAGGATGGCTCCCTAAAGATAAGAAGGAAGCAAGGAAGATACAAATTAGAGCAGCTCGATTCGTCATTATTGACAACGTGCTATACAGGCGAGGGTATTCACTCCCATATCTAAGATGCGCTAGTTTAGAAGAAGTAGATTATGTGCTCCGTGAGATACATGAGGGAACCTGTATAAACCATGCTGGGGCAAGATCCTTAGCAGGAAAGGCGCTTAGAGtaggatattactggccaaccctACAAAAAGACGCATACAACATCGTCAGAACATTCGAGAAGTGTCAACGCTTCGCAAATGTTCAGACGAGACCAGGAGAGACGATGATACCCATCTCCTCACCATGGCCCTTCACCCAATGGGGAATTGATATTATAGGTCCATTCCCTCAAGGGAAGAAGCAACTCAAATTTCTAATAGTCGCAATTGAtcacttcacaaaatgggttgaagcagagcCAATGACAATGATAACAGAGGCTAAAGTCACAagttttgtgtggaaaaacatcatTTGTAGGTTTGGAGTCCCACATGTCATAATATCAGATAATGGAAAACAGTTTGACAACcccaagtttcaaaaattttgccAAGACTTAGGAGTCAAGAATCACTATTCTTCTTCAAGACACTTTTAGGCCAACGGCTAGATAGAAGTGACGAACAGAAGCttgctcaaaattatcaaaaagggAGCATGGCCTGAAAAACTACAAAATGTCCTTTGGGCATATAGGACGACCACAAGAGTTCCAAtaggagaaacaccattcagACTGACATTTGGCACTGAGGCCGTCATACCAGTGGAAGTAGGATTGACAAGCTACTGAGTCAAAACATATGAAGACCAGAAGAATCAGCAGGAGTTTAACAACAAACTGGACCTAATTGATGAAGTCAAAGAAGAAGCTATGAAGCTAATGCCCAAGCACAAGGAAACAATGGCCAGATACTATAATAGAAAGGTTAAAGTGAGAAGGTTCAACACAGGAGACCTCGTCCTTAGGAAGGTGTCACAGGCAACAAATGACCTATCCCAAGGAAAACTGGGACCAGCTTGGGAAAGCCCCTACAAGGTAATCTGTCATTCCAGAGAAGGCTCCTACTACCTGAAGTCTTTAGATGACTAGGAACTACCTTGACCATGGAACATAGAACACTTGAAGAAATACTACCAATAAGGAATGCTCTACATTTCAAGTTGCCTAATCTTCATATCAATATGTATGACAACCATCATTTTCATTATTCATAAGATCAATAATACATGAAAGCATTATTCATGCGTATTCATCAATAGTTATCCATGATCTGTCATGTGCAATACGTATTTATCAAAGATTATCCATGATCTATCACTATCAAAATGTGTGCAACGTTTAGGAGTCATCCTTGGGAGACGTCTCAAGGACCTCtgtcattaaaatttcaaagcAAAAGCTATTCACGCACAGCCAACGGCATCTTAGCCATCAAAATTATTGATACACAACTACCAAAATCGACTAAATCaaagttgttcaaacataaCCAATATAAtcgtcaaaaaataaaaatggttaaCCTAAAAGATGCTCCAATACCACGACTCTGAGTCACAAGTAAAATGCAACAtcatcattcaaacatgactcaataaaaagttgttcaaacacaactaaaatttttttaaacataaccAAGAtcatcattcaaacatgactcgataaaaagctgttcaaacatagctaaaaattactaagttgttcaaacacaactaagatcgtcattcaaacatgactcgataaaaagttgttcaaacacagctaaaaattactaaattgttcaaacacaaccaagatcgtcattcaaacatgactcgaTAAAAAGCTGTTTAAACACGGTTAAAAattactaagttgttcaaacacaaccaagatcgtcattcaaacatgactcgataaaaagctgttcaaacacggctaaaaattactaagttgttcaaacacaaccaagattgtcattcaaacatgactcgaTAAAAATCTGTTCAAACATGGCTAAAAattactaagttgttcaaacacaaccaagatcgtcattcaaacatgactcgataaaaagtttttcaaacacggctaaaaattactaagttattcaaacacaactaagatAGTCATTCGAATATGACTcaacaaaaaatcaatctaaCACAACCGAAGGTAAAAAGCTGTTCATATACAAGCTAAGTATGAAAAAGCTGCTCAAATGCAAGCTAAACAAAAAGGTTGTCTCAACTAACATCATCACAAAGGGTTGTCCAAGCATAAAAGAGTTGTCTACTACAACTAATAGCAGGAAATCCATAAGCCATCTACCATCGTCAAAGGAATTGTTTAGTTGTCCAAAACAACAGGCCCAAAGAGAGATATTATTCTTGCCTtgcaaagaaattaaaaaattaaaaaaagaaacaataaaagaTTACTGCTCATCAGGGACAAGGTCTGCAGGGGTTATAACAGTAGCCTCCTTCATTCCCTCAGCAACGTCTATGGCTTCCTCTTTCACATTCTCCGCTGTAGCGTTAGAAGACATGAGCTCTTTCTCGATGTCGTCCATAGCCAAGCCAGAAAGGTCCAAGCCAAGGTGGTGCTTTGCCATCCACTTCACGAGAAGATCAAAGCCCTCCACATAATACTTACACAATTCATCAGAGTACTTGTCAAAGTCATTGAAATCCTGTACCGCCGTAGGCCCCAACGTTCTCCAGCTTCAGCTCCAGGTTACTAATCTGCTTGTCCTTCAACTTGCAGAAGTCCTTCTCCACTTGTAGGCTCTTCTCCAAAGTTGCCACACACTCCTTGTCATTCTTAGCTTCTGTAGTGAAAATAGCAACTTTGTTTTTAAACGTCTCGTTCTCAGCAGATAAAGACTTGGCCAAAGGCTCAGACGTGGCCACCTTCTTCTCTAAATCCAAGAGCTTCCTAGAGACGAATAGGGACTCCCCCAAAGCCTATAAGGAAACTTTCTCTCAACAGAAGtaaagcaaaggaaaaagaagaagcaaagacGACCAACGGCACATACCTACACAGGTTTTTGGATGTGAGACGACATCACCTCACTGGATGACTTCGCCATCAGAAGGCTCAGATCATCCACAAAAAGTGCCTTATGGACCTTCAAAGCTGCTGCATCAGCGTCATCCTAGAAGATAGGAAGGAAAGATTTAACACCAGCCTTTTTCTTCTACCTAATCTTCTATCCACCAAAGGCAATCATCTCCAGTGACGAAGTAGGAGAGGCAAGGCACTTAACAGGTGAGTGAGCAGGAGGAATTGTCGTTACAGGGTCTTTCTTAGAAGCGTCACCAGTCTTCTTCTTGGACAAGAGACCACTAACAGTGCCACCCTTGGCCTTCTTCTCTTAGGCCTCAGCTAACTTCTGCTTGCTAAATCTAGTTGTCATTCCTGAAAGGATGAGgcaaaagtttaaaaaaaaattttaaataaataaataaaaaagaattagaagAGAATGAAGAAGGCAGAAACACATACTCTTTTTCACAACTTCCAAATTCTTTCAAACCTTAGTAGACAATTCTGACCCAAAAAGTGTAAAAACAAAGATTGAGGAGAAACAAGTTCGTCAAAATCCTTGACAGACTCGAGATACTCCTTTACTTTCTCAGCATGACACTGGTACCTCTTCTTCAAAAGGGGACGCTGGGTAACTACGAAACAAGAACATAAGTAAGCCACCTGTCATCGTCACTTATAAAGGAAGGGAAAAGCAACTGAAAAGACAAGAAAGGCGCACCAGACACGGGAACTCCCCAACTACGGAAAAACTTGGGGGCTTCGTCCAAGTCCTCACCAAGGACGAACTCCCAACCACTTCcagagataaaaaagaaatttggctTCCAGTTTCGGAGAGACGAGGGGTAATCAAGGATTAACTTAGAAGCCCTATCCCATGGCTTAAACTCATAATAGTTGGGTCCTTAGATTTTCTTAGACGATAAAAATGGAGGAATTCGTCCCTCCTAATGACATCCCCATCATTGGTGGACATCCATACCACCATGCAAAAGACAAGGATCTGCTAGGAGTTAGGCACTAACTGTGCCAGAGCAAGATGCAGATAGGAAAAAAGGTCTTTAACAAAGGGATGAACTGGGAAACGATGGCCACTGTTAAAATTGGCCTCGTAAAAACAAACCTCATCGGTGTAAGAGTGACAAGCCCTTTCCTCGTCAATCGGGATCCTAATTTTTACAGAATCAGGGAATTGAAATCTATCCTTGATCCGCTGCTCGTCCTTCCCGATGAGAGAACATGAGATAGTCCAAGTTTTATTAGGGGAAGAAACAAAAGTGGCTTTCGAGATCACACGATCACCAAACGAAGATAACCTCGTCTCCAGATCACTAGACCTCACTTCAAACATCTTTAATAACCTGGTTACCCCCAGCAGAACGGGAAACTAGAAGGAATAACGAAGAAAGAACGAAAGTATAAGGACAATTCTCCCTTACGAAGAAACTAACTCTCTCAAGATGCTCCCCCTCTATATACTCGAGTAAACAACATAAATGAGCAAAAAAGAAAGCCACCGAAGGACATCTACCCTAACAGCAGAATAATCTACCATGGaagaactaaaaaagaaataggagCACGAAGGACTAACCAGGAAACTCAGGACAGAGAAAGGGAGCTCGAAGaagaaacaaaccctaaaacagaaactgaataaggaaaaaatacaaaggaaaggaaagatgagggaaaaatgcaaaactaGTGGCCAAAACACGTGCGGGAAAACCGAGACATGTCCGTATGACGAACGCATCCTAGCCGCACACGTGGCACTCAACTGCTCAAACATCAAAACTATCATAAATGTGCAATACACGGAATACGAAGCATCAGACGAATTTGTTTGTATCTCGTCTAACAGACAACAAAACGAACAAAGGGGGTAACTGATGAACCAGAAATTTACGGTCGTCGCTACCACAAATCCTCATTCACCCAGAGACGTTACGCATTTATTACACTCATTGATGACGAAACGTAACAGACGGATCAACGGTCACAGAATGAGCTGTGATCTCTAGACAAAGATTCTATAACGCACTAGCCATTGAGCATAAATGCAGCACATCATTGCCCATTAATGGGACACATAACTATAAAAGAGAAGACAACAGAAGTTAAAGGTACACATAAATCACTCTCgactcattttctctctaaaatctttATCCCTTACTGACTTAAGCATAGAAGGCGGTTTGGCTTACGACACATCGACGTGTAACTCTTCCCCTCAACTCATTTTGTAGGATTCTCACCTATAAAGATAACCCCATTCACAGCGTCATCCATCCGCTATGACGAGGAGctcaactattgattttttgcatcatcagtatctatatatatatatccctttTTCTTCTAGATGTTGTACCCTATTTATGGTGGCATTAGTGCCTCTTTTGTAACGCCTCTGGGCTCATTCAATGTGGGATTTGATGGGTCTCTCAACGGTCCTGTTGGCTAATTCGTAACCATCTGAGATATTGAATGTTCCTCTTTATGGCTCTTCTACCATCGTCAATGCTGGGTCTGGGTGGACAATGATACTTGATGGGCTCGTCTAGACAATGGCATTTATTGGGCCTATCAACATGTGTCATCCAAATTGACATCACATTGGCATATCAAAATTTGTAATGTGTCATTTGGCCcacaagataaagataaatttcctattcaaaatttatggataattatctttattaaaataaataaataaaaataaagataaattttttattcaaaattgatagataattatctttattaaaataaattaaatagagataattatttatctttgttgattattatctttatcaaaatatgatctttattaaaatagataaattgagataattatctctaagaaGAATTTGGGCCAATTAAGAGTCTACTACATCTTTTCAAGTATATCAATTCAAAGTGGAGTTTATCCTCTGAAACCACTATAGATAGAGGACATCCCCACTCATTTTGAACACCAAGTTTTCAAGAGGCCTAAGCTCTGAAGAAATTCTATCTCAAGAATCTTTGAAGAACCTAAAGAATCTTTGAGGAACTTGAAGAACTTTCAAAGGGCTTGAAGAACTTGTAGGACAATAGATCTCTAATAAGTTCAAAACTAGAGATTTATTGTAAAGACCGATCAATCCATCTTCCAACTAAAGCAAAAAAGATTTATTGTTCGAGTCAAGTTCAAAGAAGATAGAATCAGAgggtattcttttgtaaaagaattgaaatagaaattgtactcattattcatcaatacaaatttatatttacaaaccatatttcttttcaattgtttaattttctgcaattgaaaaattttgtgtttacacATATATAAGCCCGACTCTGACCATTtcttttgcattatttttcttagcatATACAAATAGAATGAAACCCAAAACCCCTTAAAAATCgtacttttctttcattttttttttccttttctggaaACTTTTAGATGGAAGTCACAGTAAGCTCCTATTGCCATTATAGTAATGTTTTCTACAATTCTTGTTACCTATATCGTATGTCTTCTTGTTTTCTTCCCATTACTAATTCAAAAGCTTGTTCTTTTGTTGAACCTCTATCTATTATTGAGTAACATCTTGGTAATCCATAAATTACAGGACACACTAGTCATAAAGCCTCCTAAGAAATCTCCATTGATATTGGTAATTCTcctttttgtcatggtttgTGGAGTCTATATTTGCTCAAtctatttaaatcaaataagcACCCATAAAAAAGTCAAATTGCTAAACATTAAAGTGATAGGCCAGTCAAATAAGCACCATATGTGCAttatccaaaacccaaaacatatAACAGGTACCcaataaaggttttttttattttttattttattgatatgtTACACATGCCATCTTAGTTAATTGTAAATTTCTCATTTAGATTtgtcaaacatatatatatatatatatataattggctttattctttTACAGGGAGTCATGTCAAATGTGCATGCAATCCGGTCCGGGTTCTTTGCTATATTGTCAATGCAAAGATCCGGGAGTGGCTGGTTTGAGACATTATTAaatagtcttttttattttagtttttaaggTGACATAATCTCATGGATTTCGTTTGCTATTTTAGGGGACATATTCTCATGGATTTCTTTtgctattttagcatttttttaatccTATAAATGAGATTTAGTAcatcttttaaatattttaaagtcTAAAAATGACTTTAGAACAGAGGTGAAATGTTGAGTGACAAGTGTACAATTTAacctaaatataaataaatactatatataacAGCAATGAGAATTCTTTTAACGAAGAAAATAACAATGGATTCCACAattgagacagagagagaaacaagCATACATGTTTGATTTATAAAAGGTTCACATAATGAAATCACATGGAAGATCGGAACTAGATCACGCAGACAGAAGCATTAATTGCTCGAATCAAAAAGCAACCAAATCAGATTAACGAACATACAGGCTCAACAAGTTCAAAAGGAAATTCTTGAGATAGAGAGAACACTGTTACCTGCATGTAGATCAGGTGTGatcaatagaaaagaaaatgaagagacGTATTGAAGATAAAGAGAGGCAAGGAAGATTGCTGGAAGTTAACAACTTTGTAAGTTTGTATACATTTAGTTTAATTACAGAAATTATTTTGGTACCCTATTGACCCATATTTCAGACACCAATTATTTTGGCTTGATAGTCCCTTCACAAGTACAAAGTTCTCGTGGAGTGAGGTTAAAAACCAGAATTCAAGTTTTTAGAAGAAAGGTTTACACACATATACTTTTAAATTAGgctagaataaaatttttatattgtataaaaataataaaaaaaaaagatatatacatAGCTTGTTGATAATTCTTTAAACTaggaatttgaaggaaaaaaaaatgctaggtGCTACGTACACTCCACgctggaatatatatatatatatatatattcttttacaTGCATTTATCAACTTTCCAAAGATTATTACTTTTGGGCTCATCTCAAAACATAAACCGCGAAGAAAGGAGAGtttttaaggtaaatattgTTAAAATCTGAATTAATTTATAGGCTTTATGTTTTTTGTGCTAAATCTTTCAGCTAAATGAAGAGAGATGTTGGCATAGGATACAGGAgacagaaaaaaagaagttgaaattCGCCACATTACCGAATTCAATCCCAATTCCTAAAGCTTTTCTTGAGATCTAGTTTCTAATGTTAGCTTTAATGTTAgtttttaaaagaaacaaaaacttatcttttaaataaagagaaatgctaATAAATGCCCTTAAAGTAATgcttaataattcatttaaaaaaagtttatatagaagaaaaaaaaattattgttttgacagtttttttcatttacaataaaaatggtattaaaacttttctaaaatagatgGTTAATAATTATTCTAAGAGTACCCATTAACTAACCGGTTAACTAATAGTAAAATGGTAACATTGGAAACTAGTTTTTTAAAGCTCGGGAAGCTTTGGGAATTGGAATTGAATTCTGTAATATGGATGCCAAATTTCAATtccattttctttctcctctctTATGCAAATTTAGCAATCATGGGTGCCATTTTTCTGAGCAATTAGGTACGTGTCAAATTTTACTTCTCTCTTCATTTCGCTAAAAAGCCTTTAAACTCATATTGTAGCAATATTTATTATCCGAAAGACTTGAAGTCTAACAGTATAACATCACGAATTAGATTATAGACTTAATGATGCCTCaaccatatttcttttttctttttttccaatatCAGTAACAGAATATGCTTGCCTTGATCTGATTTTTTCAAGCAAAAGCCCGACTCTGGTCATTTCTTTTGCCTTATTTTTCTCAGCGTGTGCAAATAGAATGAAACCCAGAATCCATTTAAAATCATacttttctttcatctttttttatccttttctgGAAATTTTTAGATGGAAGCCACAGTAAGCTAGCTTGCCAATTGTAATGTTTTCTACGATTCTTGTCACCTATATCATATCTGTTCTTGTTTTCTTCCAATTACTAATTCATAAGCTTGTTGTTATGTTGTAACCTCTATCTATTATTGAGTAACATCTTGGTAATCCATAAATTACAGGATAGAGAGGTCATAAGGCCTCCTAAGAAACCTCCATTGATATTGAGGATGATGGTAATTCTCCTTTTTGTCATGGCTTGTGGAGTCTACATTTGCTCAATCTATTCAATCCAAATAAGCACCTATAAAATAGCCGAATTGCTAAACATTAAAGTGATGGACCAGCAGTGTAATGCTACAAATGTTAAACCATCTGAGATTCCCTATGTGCATTATCCCAAACCCAAAACATATAACAGGTACCcataaagtctttttttttcaattattgataagttacacatgcactcTATCTTggataattgtaaatttttcaatttagatttgtcaaacatatataatattattggaTTTATTCTTTTACAGGGGGGAATGTGCATGCAATCCGGTCCGGTTCTTTGCCATTTTGTCATTGCAAAGAACCGGGAGTGGCTGGTTTGAGACATTATTAAATAGTCATATTAATGTAACCTCCAATGGAGAAGTTTTTACACCTAGAGAGAGAAGGAATAATATCACTACTATTGTGAAGACAATGAATAAAGTTTATAGACTTGACTGGTTCAATAGTGCTTCCAAGAATGAGTGCACAGCTGCGGTTGGGTTCAAATGGATGATTAATCAGGTGAATAGCATAGTAGAAGTTGGATTACAGATTGAAGTACTTAggatataaatattttgttcaaTATAACATATGTTCTTTGTAGCTtaatctctttatttttgttttgtcatttttaaagTAATTTCCAGCAAAAGACACTTATATCACAAGCCAAAACATTGACTTAAATTCTTCCTATTCAATAAGTTTAGgaagataatatttttcaaaaaaaaaaattccaattgcttacaaagtttttttttgatgggtgCATGTCTGTAATAGACTAGAGTAAAATTGATgttgctattaaaaaaataagtcataTCAACCGAAATGAAAAATGTCAAAGTCGATTGCGGCAAATTGTTTGTTGCATATATTTACTAATTCGCTTAATACTTGGCAGGGTTTTTACCGGCATCGCAGACAGATACTGAAGTACTTTAAGAAGAGAGGAATTTCATCAATATTCCTCTTTAGAAAGAATATACTGCGCAGGATGATCTCTGTGCTTGCAAACTCCCATGACAAAGATGCTAGGTCACTCAATGGAACCCACCAATCTCATGTTTATTCGCGAATggaggtctctctctctctctctacataaACAAAACACATGGATGTGAGTTTCACCTTTCAAGTGATAATTAATCTCACAGTTATATGGATTGCAGGCTCGTATACTAGCAAAATACAAGCCAACAATCAATGCAACATTACTTTTATCCGAGCTACGACAAGAAGCAGAAGAAACTGCCGAGACTATAGATTTCTTTAAGAGAACCCGCCACATGGTTCTCTACTACGAGGATCTTATCAACCGCACGgttagctttttattttttattttttattttttataatttgatagtttcaaCAATATGGCAGAAGGAGAACCCTAAATGACTAAGTTGGAAATATCATAAAGTGTTAGTTAAACTACAACACTATTGACGGCATAGTTAGCTTATATACGAGCAAACTTATGATTGGCACTTCCCTTTACCTATGTCAAATTGTAATGTCTATATATGTCTTTCACTCTGCGCAGAACCTTAACTTTAAGGAGGTCCAAGAATTTCTAAGGTTGCCATACAGAGAGCTTTCGAGCAGTCAAGTTAAGATACACACAGCCCCCTTGTCGATGCAAATTCAAAACTGGGAAGCTGTCCGAGAAGCATTGGAAGGGACATCATATGAGAGATTCCTCTATGAAAACTAACGTAGGTGGTCTTCCAAACAGCACTAGATATTTTGTAGATTACAACTCGGCAAATCAAAGTTTGTCATCATTTATCACAAACAATTTTGGCTACAGCAAGAAAGCACAAACCTTGTAGATCCTAAAGTCTTTTTGGTTCTGTTAATTGGCGTACCTCTTTTTAGAATGTTTATCTTGTTAATGCAAATTTGCAAGATTTTGTCCGTTTGCAGCATACTTGTAGATAAACCAGAGGAATTAATGGACAATTCACAGCAAGAATCAGTATTTTTTTCCCTTGTGAAGAAACTCAAGGAATTCAGAATGTGGCTTACTATTATTCTGCATTACTCTCCAGCAGAAAATTTTAGAACCACCGTGACCCATTGCTGGGAAAAACGAATGattatttgaaactttttcttttttggggctGAAAAAATGCTCAATGTTACACTAATAACTTCGAAATCACCTGTATTAGTCAAGTTAAAGATAGATAAATTTTTACATGATTAGCTTTGTAtttcattattataattttttttctgacACCTCTTTCTCTCATcaagctctctccctctctctctctttatgaagatgataataaaaaaagaatgaaaatgattattaaaataaaataaaatgtaaaataggTAATAAAtgtaagttttttctttttttcaaaggTTGTGTAGAATAGAAAAAGTAGAATACAATTTACGTGGCAAACGAAAATATCGGACATCTATTTTATACGAAAGCAACCAGATCTTTCCAATGTTAGCCTTCAAGGGCATTCACAACACCAAGTCCTgaccaatttttaaaataaaataaaataatttaaaagcaACCTGTGATCTTAATAACCATCGCATATTTTACTATACAACAATCTAGAAAGAAACCTATTTAGTAAATACTAGTTAGTTAGACACCTAATCTGAGTCCTAAGAACACTTGGGGTCCATGTGAGACAGATCTAATAGCACTTAGCGCCCTATATATAGGCAGCAGACAGCTGGAAAATAGAACCTCAAGAAGTATAacattaaatttttctttttcctctttttttgattttttttttttccattgctTCCTAGGACTACATTAATATTACAATTGAGAAGCACAGGTCACTGATTGACTGACCCATTACTTGATCCAATATCAGATTTATCAGTTCTCTGTATAACAAATTGATCAACAATCTTAACAGTATGAAGTGGGTCTTGATGAGTAGCAGCTGCACTCCATTTGCTGGGGAACTTATTAAGGTGGCTAAACTGCCGAGATTCTTTTGACTCCGCTTCCCAATCAGGGTCCAGCTTCCATTCCTTTGGGACCTGCTTGTCAAAAAAGCGTTTGTAATAAGGGTTAGACAACTTCCAAGTGTT
This DNA window, taken from Quercus robur chromosome 2, dhQueRobu3.1, whole genome shotgun sequence, encodes the following:
- the LOC126694001 gene encoding uncharacterized protein LOC126694001, which codes for MKRRIEDKERQGRLLEVNNFDREVIRPPKKPPLILRMMVILLFVMACGVYICSIYSIQISTYKIAELLNIKVMDQQCNATNVKPSEIPYVHYPKPKTYNRGECACNPVRFFAILSLQRTGSGWFETLLNSHINVTSNGEVFTPRERRNNITTIVKTMNKVYRLDWFNSASKNECTAAVGFKWMINQGFYRHRRQILKYFKKRGISSIFLFRKNILRRMISVLANSHDKDARSLNGTHQSHVYSRMEARILAKYKPTINATLLLSELRQEAEETAETIDFFKRTRHMVLYYEDLINRTNLNFKEVQEFLRLPYRELSSSQVKIHTAPLSMQIQNWEAVREALEGTSYERFLYEN